The Punica granatum isolate Tunisia-2019 chromosome 4, ASM765513v2, whole genome shotgun sequence genome has a window encoding:
- the LOC116203201 gene encoding monoacylglycerol lipase ABHD6, which translates to MSTCFSFTASKDRFYRHWFTSSGLRSVTTELGEGTMMHCWIPKVHWSSRPTLLLVHGFGANAMWQFADHVRHFTPHFNVYVPDLVFFGGSSTARPERSEAFQARCLMRLMEVHGLSRASMVGVSYGGFVLYSLADQFPDVVERIVLCCTGVCLEEKDLKDGLFRVSNLDEAVEILLPQSPNKLRELMKLSFVKPAWGVPSCFLSDFINVMCSDYIQEKKELIRALLKDRKLSNLPRIKQPTLIIWGEQDQIFPLELGHRLKSHIGENAEMVIVKNAGHAVNLEKSKEFVKHLKPFLAQ; encoded by the exons ATGTCTACGTGCTTCAGCTTCACGGCGTCCAAGGACCGGTTCTACCGGCACTGGTTCACGAGTTCGGGGTTGCGCTCCGTGACGACAGAGCTCGGGGAAGGGACCATGATGCACTGCTGGATTCCTAAGGTCCACTGGTCGTCGAGGCCGACGCTGCTTCTGGTTCATGGATTCGGGGCCAATGCCATGTGGCAGTTTGCGGACCACGTCCGACACTTTACCCCGCACTTCAACGTGTACGTGCCGGACCTGGTGTTCTTCGGGGGGTCAAGCACGGCCCGGCCCGAACGGTCCGAGGCATTCCAGGCCCGGTGCCTGATGAGGCTGATGGAGGTCCACGGGCTCTCCAGGGCGAGCATGGTTGGGGTGAGCTATGGCGGGTTTGTGTTGTACAGCCTGGCCGACCAGTTCCCGGACGTGGTCGAAAGGATCGTGCTGTGCTGCACGGGCGTGTGCCTCGAGGAGAAGGACCTCAAGGACGGCCTGTTTAGGGTTTCAAACTTGGATGAGGCGGTCGAAATTCTGCTGCCGCAGAGCCCAAACAAGTTGAGGGAGCTAATGAAGTTATCGTTCGTGAAACCTGCCTGGGGCGTTCCCTCTTGCTTCCTCTCAGACTTCATCAAT GTGATGTGCTCGGACTACATCCAGGAGAAGAAGGAGCTAATCCGTGCCTTGCTCAAAGATCGAAAGCTTTCGAATCTTCCCAGAATCAAACAG CCCACGTTGATAATATGGGGAGAGCAAGATCAGATATTCCCGTTGGAGCTAGGGCACAGATTGAAAAg CCACATAGGAGAGAATGCTGAGATGGTCATCGTGAAGAACGCAGGCCACGCAGTCAACCTTGAGAAATCCAAAGAGTTCGTGAAGCATTTGAAGCCTTTTCTCGCACAATGA